The window gcttcgacacaattctgtctcaattctgagtctcataccaaagggtctgaatacttatgtaaataaggtattgctgttgtttttttctcaataAATTTTTAATCATTTCTACACCCGTTTTTgattcatcattatggggtattgtgtgtagattgctgaggatcttttttatttaatacatttgagaataaggctgaaacataacaaaatgtagaaaaagtcaaggggtctgaataatctCCCAAGGCAGTGTATGCGCATTCATATTAATGTCATTTTCATTGATTTCAAGACRGTGGAGACGGCACTAACAAGAGATGGACGCTTCCATGACAATGTGTTCATTCAAACTTTCACTCTCGTTGAATCGGAATCAGATCAACCGAGGTATGTTGAGATGAATGTACTAGTTGACTGTCTGGATAAACAAACCTTCAAAATGATCCTGGAAGAGAGAAACGCCACACAGGCTCCAACTGCCCCTCCACAAGCTGGCTCTAACCTTCAGAAAGAAGACGAGACTAACTCCATACAACTCCCCATGTCTAACACAAGCATTGAAACATCAGCTGCAGGGgagccccccaaaaaacagaaaCATTCAGTCACAGTGCCAGATTCTGCTGAGACTTTGAAGATTCTTCGCCACCAGTTTGCTGATTTTGTGAAACAGATGAAGAAGAGGTACTATAAGAAGAAATATTCTGGGGTACTAAGTCATTTAAGGGGGGAATTTGGAAAGAGCACCAAGGGGTTCTCTGAAGTCTACACAGTTAAGAAGCTGATGGAACTGAGTGACTCAGTCTGTATGATCATTGTCGAGGGGGTCAAGCAAGGCACTGGCTTCTTGCTGTTTGATCATTACATTCTGACAAATGCACATTTGTTTATTAAAGATAAAATCGCGTATGTTGATAGAAATTACCAGATATTAGCCAAAGTAACTGCCACATTCAACAAAGAAAATCCCAATGGTTCAGGTGTGAAGGTGATTGAGGTRAAACCAGAGRTCATTGACTTTCAATKGRSWKWTGWCRMMTRYRRWCGACATGTGGACTTTGCTGTACTAGAGCTTCAGGACGTTGACACCTCCACCGGTCTTCTCTGTAGATCTAGCCCAGATCCAAAGACAGGTAGAGTCTGTCTCATTGGACACCCaggtggaggagagaaaaaaatggacTTCACCACCATTATTGAGAGAGAAARAAGAGGTGAGGCTTTCcgaagagagactgggaaaaatgaCAGAATGGATATGCTGATCAATACATCCatagaagagaatagagagaagtaTGACATGCTCATGAAACCAGACAGCACTGAAATGACCTATGACACCTTTCTCTTCCATGGAGCTTCTGGCTCCCCAGTCTTTGATGAGTCCTGCCAGGTGATATCCATGCACACTGGAGGGTTTCCCTWCRAASATGAAGGAGTGAAGAGTGTGATTGAGTATGCCATCCCTCTCTTCACCATACTGGAGAACTTTCTGATCGAGATGATGAACAGAAACAATGTTGAAATACTGACCAAGTTCACCAGAGAAGCCTTGACAGGCCTCCATTCGCGTGATTTAATTTACCATTTTATCAGACACCTGTTAGAGGAATGGAAGCCCTCATTCAGTGCAGCCTTGACAGCAGTCTGGGAAACAGTTAAGAATAAATGAGAACATCTAAAAATGAAAAAACATCTTAGAACATGGATCATTTCAGAAAAGGAGGTACTGGAAAAGATTCAGAAAGCAGGATGAAGCTTTGAAAGAGTTCATGTTGGAAAACGATCTTGTCAAGTTATCccagacgatgatgatgatgtatggTTGAGTAATGGAGATTGTGTTGCAAATCACATCCAGTGTATTGTATTGGGAAGACACAACTATGTCCATTTAGATAGTCCACCTAAATGacaaatgacacattggtttcttTACCTTGtaatggacaaggtatgacagcaatccatgcttgtTAACCTGGCCACTGTTTTCAAATGCTgatgtatgtctgtatgtatgtgctCTAACCTATAGTGTCTTTCAGGCATTTCAGGGTAGATTACCTGTTCTCAACAAAGgtactgttttttttctctgaagaCCAGCTTGCTCACCATCAGCCCTCTATATATCTACATAACACCCATACAGCCGTGTGTATCCCATCTTGCCTCACATCAGCCCTCTATATATCTACATAACCACCCCATACAGTCGTGTGTATCCCATCTTGCCTCACCATCAGCCCTCTATATATCTACATAACCACCCATACAGTCGTGTGTATCCCATCTTGCTCACCATCAGCCCTCTATATATCTACATAACCACCCCATACACGTGTGTGTATCCCATCTTGCCTCACCATCAGCCTCTATATATCTATACCTGACCACCCATACAGCCGTGTGTATCCCATCTTGCCTCACCATCAGCCCTCTATATATCTACCTGACACCCCATACAGCCGTGTGGAACTCGTATAAGTTTGTTATTCTATCATTTGGGCTCCtgatggcacagcggtctaagacactgcatctcagtgcttgaggcgtcacgcagtacctggtttgaatccaggctgcatgacgattggcc of the Salvelinus sp. IW2-2015 unplaced genomic scaffold, ASM291031v2 Un_scaffold5683, whole genome shotgun sequence genome contains:
- the LOC112078434 gene encoding serine protease FAM111A — protein: MVRFVFTSGHFYERTAVTSSFFREKPNGTDENVILPHLVSCFTGXXAAMVKSEPLDSNSDSSPDQKRKKMKMTEPNDRMTVETALTRDGRFHDNVFIQTFTLVESESDQPRYVEMNVLVDCLDKQTFKMILEERNATQAPTAPPQAGSNLQKEDETNSIQLPMSNTSIETSAAGEPPKKQKHSVTVPDSAETLKILRHQFADFVKQMKKRYYKKKYSGVLSHLRGEFGKSTKGFSEVYTVKKLMELSDSVCMIIVEGVKQGTGFLLFDHYILTNAHLFIKDKIAYVDRNYQILAKVTATFNKENPNGSGVKVIEVKPEXIDFQXXXXXXXRHVDFAVLELQDVDTSTGLLCRSSPDPKTGRVCLIGHPGGGEKKMDFTTIIEREXRGEAFRRETGKNDRMDMLINTSIEENREKYDMLMKPDSTEMTYDTFLFHGASGSPVFDESCQVISMHTGGFPXXXEGVKSVIEYAIPLFTILENFLIEMMNRNNVEILTKFTREALTGLHSRDLIYHFIRHLLEEWKPSFSAALTAVWETVKNK